The following coding sequences are from one Ancylobacter sp. TS-1 window:
- the tehA gene encoding dicarboxylate transporter/tellurite-resistance protein TehA, with product MPPARLPVVPVSFFGMVLGLIGLGGSWRAAHAVYGAPAVIAEAILLAGTLVWAVVLVLYLLKWLLARPLALQEIGHPVQSGFVGLAGVATLLVSVAAAPYARLPAILLLVAGAGFTLGFGVWRTGGLWRGGRDPAAATPVLYLPTVAGCYVMAIACGALGFTDWGQLAFGAGLFSWLAMESVLLQRFQHGEALPPALRPTLGIQLAPPVVGAFAYLSVTQGAPDLFARALIGYGLLQLLLVARLLPWILQQPLSPAYWAFTFGLTALATSVLRLVERGETGALALLAPWLLAIATLVVAGTSAHSLWLLLRGRLLPR from the coding sequence ATGCCGCCCGCGCGCCTGCCTGTCGTGCCCGTCTCCTTTTTCGGCATGGTGCTGGGGCTGATCGGCCTCGGCGGAAGCTGGCGCGCCGCCCATGCGGTCTATGGCGCCCCGGCCGTCATCGCCGAGGCGATCCTGCTGGCGGGAACGCTCGTCTGGGCGGTGGTGCTGGTGCTCTACCTGCTTAAATGGCTGCTCGCCCGCCCGCTCGCGCTACAGGAGATCGGCCATCCGGTGCAGTCCGGCTTCGTCGGGCTCGCCGGCGTGGCGACGCTGCTGGTCAGCGTGGCGGCGGCGCCCTATGCGCGCCTTCCCGCCATTCTCCTGCTGGTGGCGGGCGCCGGCTTCACCCTCGGCTTCGGGGTCTGGCGGACCGGAGGGCTCTGGCGCGGCGGGCGCGACCCCGCGGCGGCGACGCCGGTGCTGTATCTGCCGACGGTCGCCGGCTGCTATGTGATGGCGATCGCCTGCGGCGCGCTGGGCTTCACCGACTGGGGCCAGCTTGCCTTCGGCGCCGGCCTGTTCTCCTGGCTGGCGATGGAATCCGTGCTGCTTCAGCGTTTCCAGCACGGCGAGGCGCTGCCGCCGGCGCTGCGGCCGACGCTCGGCATCCAGCTCGCCCCGCCGGTGGTCGGCGCGTTCGCCTATCTGAGCGTCACCCAGGGCGCGCCGGACCTCTTCGCCCGCGCGCTGATCGGCTACGGGCTGCTGCAATTGCTGCTGGTCGCCCGGCTGCTGCCCTGGATACTTCAGCAGCCGCTGTCCCCGGCCTACTGGGCCTTCACCTTCGGCCTCACCGCGCTGGCGACCTCGGTGCTGCGGCTCGTCGAGCGCGGGGAGACCGGGGCGCTGGCGCTGCTGGCGCCGTGGCTGCTCGCCATCGCGACGCTGGTGGTCGCCGGCACCTCGGCGCATTCGCTCTGGCTCCTGCTGCGCGGAAGGCTGCTGCCGCGCTGA
- a CDS encoding helix-turn-helix transcriptional regulator has protein sequence MLDTLSSETAQMKARVDEASAFLKKLSNPDRLMVACALVDGERSVRELEDLLGIRQPGLSQQLAGLREAGLIIGRRHGKQVFYRLADPRVETFITTMHALFCAPQGESSSS, from the coding sequence ATGCTCGATACGCTCTCAAGCGAGACGGCGCAGATGAAGGCGCGGGTGGACGAGGCCTCCGCCTTCCTCAAGAAGCTGTCCAATCCCGACCGGCTGATGGTGGCCTGCGCGCTGGTCGATGGCGAGCGCTCGGTGCGCGAGCTGGAAGACCTGCTCGGCATCCGCCAGCCCGGCCTGTCGCAGCAGCTTGCGGGCCTGCGCGAGGCGGGTCTCATCATCGGGCGCCGGCACGGCAAGCAGGTGTTCTACCGGCTCGCCGACCCGCGCGTGGAAACCTTCATCACCACCATGCACGCCCTGTTCTGCGCACCGCAGGGGGAGAGTTCATCGTCATGA
- a CDS encoding APC family permease, whose translation MAETGGASLRRKLGPVEAVGLSLSVMAPTMGMALNVTLAVGAAGIAAPLGFAIGTLVVGLVGLSFIFFASRVTSAGSGFAYIGKTFGPRAGFIAGWCMVLLYIAGGSGSAALVGDFLRAALDDHGIHLGGWWLPVAVLALLGGTALAWRDVGLATRLMLVMELSSIAVIVYLGVRILTAVHAEGGLSLAPFHPDPTIGWWGVGYAIVFAVLSFAGFEAATTLAEETGRPGRSIPLALFGSVVLAGLFFVFASYIQVIGFGLGDMKALAASDAPLNTLALRYGNIHIATALDLAAAVSAISCVLGTLSAGARMLFVLGRAGLSPAMARLHPRHGTPTTAVAIVSLAMLAGVLAWAPFVGPTDYYDAVGTIGVLALIVAYLGVTVAAAVHAVRAGSRLWLVLGSLGTLAMAWPLYNSIYPVPAFPDNLWPYLVLGWIAAGALLLVMRPEVGRQEAR comes from the coding sequence ATGGCGGAGACGGGCGGCGCGAGCCTCAGGCGCAAGCTGGGGCCGGTGGAGGCGGTCGGCCTCTCCCTGTCGGTCATGGCGCCGACAATGGGCATGGCGCTCAACGTCACGCTGGCGGTCGGGGCGGCCGGCATCGCCGCGCCGCTGGGATTCGCCATCGGCACGCTGGTGGTCGGTCTGGTCGGGCTTTCCTTCATCTTCTTCGCCAGCCGCGTGACCAGCGCCGGTTCCGGCTTCGCCTATATCGGCAAGACCTTCGGCCCGCGCGCCGGCTTCATCGCCGGCTGGTGCATGGTGCTGCTCTATATCGCCGGCGGATCGGGCAGCGCCGCGCTGGTGGGCGACTTCCTGCGCGCGGCGCTCGACGATCACGGCATTCATCTGGGCGGCTGGTGGCTGCCGGTCGCGGTCCTCGCCCTTCTGGGCGGCACGGCGCTGGCGTGGCGCGATGTCGGCCTCGCCACGCGGCTCATGCTGGTGATGGAACTCTCCTCCATCGCCGTCATCGTTTATCTCGGCGTGCGCATCCTCACCGCCGTCCATGCCGAGGGCGGCCTCAGCCTCGCCCCGTTCCATCCCGACCCGACGATCGGCTGGTGGGGCGTCGGCTACGCCATCGTCTTTGCCGTGCTGTCCTTCGCCGGCTTCGAGGCGGCGACGACGCTGGCCGAGGAGACCGGCCGGCCGGGCCGCTCGATCCCGCTGGCGCTGTTCGGCTCGGTGGTGCTGGCGGGGCTGTTCTTCGTCTTCGCCTCCTATATCCAGGTCATCGGCTTCGGCCTCGGCGACATGAAGGCGCTGGCGGCGAGCGACGCGCCGCTCAACACGCTGGCGCTGCGCTACGGCAACATCCACATCGCCACCGCGCTCGACCTTGCCGCCGCGGTTTCCGCCATCTCCTGCGTGCTGGGCACGCTGTCGGCCGGGGCGCGCATGCTGTTCGTGCTCGGCCGGGCGGGCCTGTCGCCGGCCATGGCCCGGCTTCACCCGCGCCACGGCACGCCCACCACCGCCGTCGCCATTGTGAGCCTGGCCATGCTGGCGGGGGTGCTCGCCTGGGCGCCCTTCGTCGGTCCGACCGACTATTACGACGCCGTGGGCACCATCGGCGTGCTGGCGCTCATCGTTGCCTATCTCGGCGTCACCGTGGCGGCGGCGGTGCACGCGGTGCGCGCCGGAAGCCGCCTCTGGCTGGTGCTCGGCAGTCTCGGCACGCTGGCGATGGCGTGGCCGCTCTACAATTCGATCTATCCGGTGCCGGCCTTCCCCGACAATCTGTGGCCCTATCTCGTGCTCGGCTGGATCGCCGCCGGCGCGCTGCTGCTGGTGATGCGCCCCGAGGTCGGGCGGCAGGAGGCGCGCTAG
- a CDS encoding YeeE/YedE family protein, whose translation MTTFTPFASFAGGLLIGASAVLMLLLEGRIAGISGIASRLLPPWHDREFASAFAGRLAFVAGLVGAPFLVAAVTGAPVVQTVSSDPPLMAAAGLLVGFGSVWGSGCTSGHGVCGLARLSRRSFVATGVFMAAGFLTVFLTRHVIGG comes from the coding sequence ATGACCACGTTCACCCCCTTCGCCTCCTTCGCCGGCGGCCTGCTGATCGGCGCCTCCGCCGTGCTGATGCTGCTTCTGGAAGGGCGCATCGCCGGCATCAGCGGCATCGCCTCCCGGCTGCTCCCGCCCTGGCATGACCGGGAATTCGCCAGCGCCTTCGCCGGCCGGCTCGCCTTCGTCGCCGGCCTGGTCGGCGCGCCCTTCCTCGTCGCCGCCGTCACCGGCGCGCCTGTGGTGCAGACCGTCTCTTCCGATCCCCCGCTCATGGCGGCAGCGGGCCTGCTCGTGGGTTTCGGCTCGGTGTGGGGTTCGGGCTGCACCTCGGGCCATGGCGTGTGCGGCCTCGCCCGCCTGTCGCGGCGCTCCTTCGTGGCGACGGGCGTGTTCATGGCGGCGGGCTTCCTGACCGTTTTCCTGACCCGCCACGTCATCGGAGGCTGA
- a CDS encoding cytochrome-c peroxidase, with the protein MRRARRMMAAVLALAAMLTVPAGDALAQEGAGPGAEPGAAAALSPRAALGRRLFFDADLSRARTQSCATCHDPASGFADPRGGPVSVGDDGTSRGVRNAPTISYAALAPHFGRTAEGHFAGGQFWDGRARTLEEQAGQPLLNPVEMAMPDKASVVARLKEKPSYVAAFRETFGPGVFDDDARAFAALAEAVAAYERSPEVSPFDSKYDRHLRGDYTMTPQEELGRVLFFSNQFTNCSQCHKLTASGGEGEAFSNFRFHNIGTPANPELAAPVDHGLKGRKDIRARRHDGQFRVPGLRNVAVTGPYMHNGVFKDLRTVILFYNKYNSSSPARQTDPATGRPWAPPEVPGTLSLKELESGPALDDRRIDALVAFLKTLTDRRYETLPEPVPPSAPPPAPAAPGG; encoded by the coding sequence ATGAGGCGGGCACGGCGGATGATGGCGGCGGTCCTCGCGCTGGCGGCGATGCTGACGGTGCCTGCGGGCGACGCGCTCGCGCAGGAGGGGGCCGGGCCGGGCGCCGAACCTGGCGCGGCGGCGGCGCTTTCCCCGCGCGCCGCGCTCGGCCGCCGGCTCTTCTTCGACGCCGACCTGTCGCGCGCGCGCACCCAGTCCTGCGCCACCTGCCACGATCCGGCGAGCGGCTTCGCCGATCCGCGTGGCGGGCCGGTCTCGGTCGGCGATGACGGCACCTCGCGCGGCGTCCGCAACGCGCCGACGATCAGCTATGCCGCGCTCGCCCCGCACTTCGGCCGCACGGCCGAGGGGCATTTCGCCGGCGGGCAGTTCTGGGACGGGCGGGCGCGCACGCTGGAGGAGCAGGCGGGCCAGCCGCTGCTCAACCCGGTCGAGATGGCGATGCCCGACAAGGCCAGCGTCGTCGCCCGGCTGAAGGAGAAGCCGTCCTATGTCGCCGCCTTCCGCGAGACCTTCGGTCCCGGCGTGTTCGACGACGACGCGCGCGCCTTCGCCGCGCTGGCCGAGGCGGTGGCCGCCTATGAGCGCAGCCCCGAGGTCTCGCCCTTTGATTCCAAGTATGACCGCCATCTGCGCGGCGACTACACGATGACGCCGCAGGAGGAACTGGGGCGGGTGCTGTTCTTCTCCAACCAGTTCACCAATTGCAGCCAGTGCCACAAGCTCACCGCGTCCGGCGGGGAGGGGGAGGCGTTCTCCAATTTCCGCTTCCACAATATCGGCACCCCGGCCAATCCGGAGCTGGCGGCGCCGGTCGACCACGGGCTGAAGGGGCGCAAGGACATCAGGGCCCGGCGCCATGACGGCCAGTTCAGGGTGCCGGGGCTGCGCAATGTGGCGGTGACCGGACCCTATATGCACAATGGCGTCTTCAAGGATTTGAGGACCGTCATCCTCTTCTACAACAAGTACAATTCATCCTCCCCCGCGCGGCAGACCGATCCCGCCACCGGCCGGCCCTGGGCGCCGCCCGAGGTGCCGGGCACGCTGTCGCTCAAGGAGCTGGAGAGCGGCCCCGCCCTCGACGACCGGCGCATCGACGCGCTGGTCGCCTTCCTGAAGACGCTGACCGACCGGCGCTACGAGACACTGCCCGAGCCCGTGCCACCTTCCGCGCCGCCTCCCGCGCCCGCCGCTCCGGGCGGGTGA
- a CDS encoding DUF6691 family protein, whose translation MSILVNLALGLLFGVGLVISGMSNPAKVLNFLDLAGTFDPSLAFVMGGAVLVAFLGFRLVLARRAPVLAERFQLPTRTDIDARLIIGPALFGIGWGLGGFCPGPAFTALGLGAPGTLVFVPAMLAGMWSARLLAERAG comes from the coding sequence ATGTCGATCCTCGTCAATCTCGCCCTCGGCCTGCTCTTCGGCGTCGGGCTCGTCATCTCGGGCATGAGCAACCCGGCCAAGGTGCTGAACTTCCTCGATCTCGCCGGCACGTTCGATCCCTCGCTGGCCTTCGTCATGGGCGGGGCGGTGCTGGTCGCCTTCCTCGGCTTCCGCCTCGTGCTGGCCCGGCGGGCGCCGGTGCTGGCCGAGCGGTTCCAGCTGCCGACGCGCACCGACATCGACGCGCGGCTCATTATCGGCCCGGCGCTGTTCGGCATCGGCTGGGGGCTCGGCGGCTTCTGCCCCGGCCCGGCCTTCACGGCACTGGGGCTCGGCGCGCCGGGAACGCTGGTCTTCGTGCCGGCCATGCTGGCGGGCATGTGGAGCGCGCGGCTGCTGGCCGAGCGGGCGGGCTGA